One window of the Alphaproteobacteria bacterium genome contains the following:
- a CDS encoding anion permease — protein MAKRTIDKDLRKYSRLEQARYRVGRENFNLGLGVLFLLGVLAFAVIQTGTFQGNALIIVAAVIGGYMALNIGANDVANNVGAAVGSGALTMLGALLIAAVFEAAGAIIAGGDVVKTISKGIIDPAAIPTAEVFVWAMMAALLSAAVWINLATFLGAPVSTTHSIVGGVMGAGIAAAGIDAVNWGTMAGIAASWVISPVLGGVIAAAFLAAIKFLILYKEDKVAAARRWVPILVAVMAAAFAMYLVTKGLKRLIAVDGTLVTVVGVAAFLVGYVVVRHFVARAAGDMENRRRSVSNLFTIPLIFAAALLSFAHGANDVANAIGPLAAIVSTVTTGEIAQTAAVPLWIMAVGAIGIAAGLGLYGPKLIRVVGEKITKLDRARAFCVALSAAITVLVASALGLPVSSTHIALGAIFGVGFLREIVTNRRRQALVAAPGERAAALTAAADAGIVLTNAELKTLKKDRRRKLVRRHYVFTIAAAWVVTVPAAALLAALFFFTLRGMLLD, from the coding sequence ATGGCGAAAAGGACGATCGACAAGGATCTGCGGAAATACTCGCGGCTCGAACAGGCGCGTTACCGCGTGGGTCGGGAGAACTTCAACCTGGGCCTGGGCGTGCTGTTCCTGCTCGGCGTTCTGGCGTTTGCCGTCATTCAAACCGGAACATTCCAGGGCAATGCGCTCATCATCGTCGCGGCGGTGATCGGCGGCTACATGGCACTCAACATTGGCGCCAACGATGTCGCCAACAATGTGGGCGCTGCCGTCGGCTCCGGCGCGTTGACCATGCTTGGGGCGCTGCTGATCGCGGCGGTGTTCGAGGCGGCTGGGGCCATCATCGCGGGCGGCGATGTCGTCAAGACGATCTCGAAGGGCATCATCGACCCGGCGGCGATCCCCACGGCCGAGGTGTTCGTTTGGGCGATGATGGCCGCGTTGCTGTCAGCGGCGGTGTGGATCAACCTCGCAACCTTCCTCGGTGCACCTGTCTCGACAACCCATTCGATCGTCGGCGGGGTCATGGGGGCGGGGATCGCGGCGGCGGGGATCGACGCGGTCAACTGGGGCACGATGGCGGGCATCGCCGCGAGTTGGGTGATCTCGCCGGTTCTGGGCGGGGTCATCGCTGCGGCGTTCCTCGCCGCCATCAAATTCCTCATTCTTTACAAGGAAGACAAAGTGGCCGCCGCCCGTCGCTGGGTGCCGATCTTGGTTGCGGTCATGGCGGCTGCGTTCGCGATGTATCTCGTGACCAAGGGGCTGAAGCGCCTAATCGCGGTGGACGGAACCTTGGTCACTGTCGTCGGCGTTGCCGCATTCCTGGTCGGCTATGTCGTCGTCCGGCATTTTGTCGCGCGCGCCGCGGGCGACATGGAAAACCGCCGCCGTTCGGTCAGCAATCTTTTCACAATCCCGCTGATTTTCGCAGCGGCGCTTCTATCATTCGCGCACGGCGCCAACGATGTCGCAAATGCGATCGGCCCCCTTGCCGCGATCGTCAGCACGGTGACCACCGGCGAGATCGCGCAAACTGCCGCCGTCCCGCTTTGGATTATGGCGGTCGGCGCCATCGGGATCGCCGCCGGCTTAGGTCTCTACGGCCCCAAGCTGATCCGTGTGGTCGGCGAGAAGATCACCAAACTCGACCGGGCCCGGGCCTTTTGTGTTGCCCTGTCGGCGGCAATCACCGTCCTTGTCGCCTCGGCGCTCGGTCTACCGGTGTCCTCCACCCACATCGCGCTGGGCGCTATCTTCGGCGTCGGATTCCTGCGTGAGATCGTCACCAACCGGCGCCGACAGGCCCTCGTCGCCGCGCCCGGCGAACGGGCCGCTGCGCTGACCGCCGCGGCCGATGCCGGGATCGTACTGACGAACGCCGAACTGAAGACCCTTAAGAAGGACCGGCGGCGCAAACTGGTTCGGCGGCACTATGTCTTTACAATCGCTGCGGCCTGGGTCGTCACCGTCCCCGCTGCCGCGCTTCTTGCGGCCCTGTTCTTCTTCACCTTGCGCGGCATGCTTCTAGACTGA
- a CDS encoding SDR family oxidoreductase translates to MTARLQDKVALVIGAGSIGPGLGNGKASAILYGREGAKVFAVDIDAEAVAETKRLIDEEGATCVTHTCDATDAAAVRAMVDACVASFGRIDILHNNLGVTEIGGPVDLPEDRWDRLMDVNVKSMFLACKYVLPIMAAQGAGVVTNISSISAERYAGFPSVVYNTAKGAVKQFTQNVAMEYARQGIRANCVQPGLIDTPLVHTFKDAYPGDWDAVVRHRHAMVPMGRMGTGWDVAKAAVFLASDDAAYITGVSLPVDGGLSGIFTTPAAMPDPDSNP, encoded by the coding sequence ATGACCGCACGCCTCCAAGACAAAGTCGCGCTGGTGATCGGTGCGGGCTCGATTGGCCCCGGCCTTGGTAACGGCAAAGCTTCGGCAATTCTCTATGGACGCGAGGGGGCCAAGGTCTTCGCCGTCGATATCGATGCCGAAGCCGTCGCCGAAACCAAACGACTCATCGACGAGGAGGGCGCGACCTGCGTCACGCATACCTGCGATGCAACCGACGCTGCCGCGGTGCGCGCCATGGTCGATGCCTGCGTCGCGTCCTTCGGGCGCATCGATATCCTCCATAATAATCTCGGCGTCACCGAGATCGGCGGCCCGGTGGACTTGCCCGAGGATCGCTGGGACAGGCTCATGGACGTCAACGTCAAGTCGATGTTTCTCGCCTGCAAATACGTGCTGCCGATCATGGCCGCGCAGGGCGCGGGTGTGGTGACCAACATTTCGTCGATTTCGGCGGAACGCTATGCGGGGTTCCCCAGCGTCGTCTACAATACGGCCAAGGGCGCGGTGAAACAGTTCACCCAGAATGTCGCGATGGAATATGCCCGCCAGGGCATTCGCGCGAACTGCGTCCAGCCCGGTCTGATCGATACGCCGCTCGTGCATACCTTCAAGGACGCCTATCCGGGCGACTGGGACGCCGTCGTCCGCCACCGCCACGCCATGGTGCCGATGGGGCGCATGGGCACCGGTTGGGATGTGGCCAAGGCCGCAGTGTTCCTCGCCTCCGACGATGCCGCCTATATTACTGGCGTCAGCCTGCCGGTCGACGGCGGGCTATCCGGCATTTTCACTACACCGGCGGCGATGCCCGACCCCGACTCCAATCCCTGA
- a CDS encoding GNAT family N-acetyltransferase: MLSADGRYEIRLTRDPADIAAAQRLRYHVFYEEMAAEPSPEMRETRRDFDRFDTICDHLLVIDRERPAGDRIVGTYRMLLRPDAEAHGGYYSSSEYDIADFVSGFGRRNAAEIGRSCVHADYRNQRIVELLWRGLAQYYRNNNVERIFGCASFPGTDPEALAVPLSYLYHFHLAPPELRVRALADRHVPMDRIAKDDISPRSAMKQVPALIRAYLRLGGVCGDGAVIDHQFGTTDVFMVLAMENLPDKYHDYFERDVPA, translated from the coding sequence GTGCTGTCTGCTGACGGCCGATACGAAATCCGTCTAACGCGCGACCCCGCCGACATCGCGGCGGCGCAGCGCCTGCGTTATCACGTCTTCTACGAGGAAATGGCCGCCGAACCCTCGCCCGAAATGCGCGAGACACGGCGGGATTTCGACCGATTCGACACGATCTGCGACCATCTACTGGTGATCGACCGCGAACGCCCGGCCGGTGATCGAATCGTCGGCACCTACCGGATGTTGCTGCGCCCGGACGCAGAAGCCCATGGCGGCTACTACTCGTCCAGCGAATACGACATCGCCGATTTCGTCAGCGGGTTTGGCCGGCGAAATGCCGCCGAGATTGGTCGGTCGTGCGTCCACGCCGACTACCGCAACCAGCGCATCGTCGAGTTATTGTGGCGGGGACTTGCCCAGTACTATCGCAATAACAATGTCGAGCGAATCTTCGGGTGCGCCAGTTTTCCCGGCACCGACCCGGAGGCACTCGCGGTACCGTTGTCCTACCTCTACCACTTCCACCTTGCGCCGCCCGAATTGCGGGTGCGCGCGCTGGCCGATCGGCATGTCCCAATGGACCGAATCGCCAAAGACGACATCAGCCCACGCAGTGCGATGAAGCAGGTCCCGGCATTGATCCGCGCCTATTTGCGCCTCGGCGGGGTGTGCGGCGACGGGGCAGTGATTGACCATCAATTCGGCACCACGGACGTCTTCATGGTTCTTGCCATGGAAAACCTCCCCGACAAGTACCATGACTACTTCGAGCGCGACGTTCCCGCCTGA
- a CDS encoding methyltransferase domain-containing protein, protein MDDRNACPVCNGHDHTLFAEKAGHRIVRCSGCTFIFQAPLPGADETAALYDDAYAGATAGYFGKVDKKMRRSRGRARRLRRLAAGPAARFLDIGASGGFMVEAARETGFDVQGIELDPKSVAYARQHYPACPIFHGTVEAFVRNEPSAAAGFEMIYCAEVIEHVPDVNAFVAAIARLLKPEGRLYLTTPDIGHWRRPRDIQRWDAFDPPSHCLYFDRNSLTRLLAKHGLRIVRRATAFKPGLKVLVARA, encoded by the coding sequence ATGGACGACCGCAACGCCTGCCCGGTGTGCAATGGGCACGACCACACGCTTTTTGCCGAAAAAGCTGGCCACCGCATCGTGCGATGTTCGGGCTGTACTTTCATTTTCCAGGCGCCACTACCCGGAGCCGACGAAACCGCCGCGCTCTATGACGACGCCTATGCGGGGGCGACGGCGGGCTACTTCGGCAAGGTCGACAAGAAAATGCGGCGCTCGCGCGGGCGCGCACGCCGGTTGCGCCGCCTGGCGGCGGGTCCGGCGGCACGCTTTCTGGATATCGGGGCGAGCGGCGGGTTCATGGTCGAAGCGGCCCGTGAGACCGGGTTCGATGTCCAGGGAATTGAACTCGACCCGAAATCTGTCGCCTATGCGCGCCAGCACTATCCCGCATGCCCCATCTTTCACGGTACGGTGGAGGCTTTTGTACGCAACGAACCCTCGGCGGCGGCAGGGTTTGAGATGATCTATTGCGCCGAAGTCATCGAGCATGTGCCCGACGTCAATGCATTCGTCGCGGCGATCGCCCGATTGCTGAAACCGGAGGGACGGCTTTACCTGACCACGCCCGACATCGGCCATTGGCGGCGGCCCCGCGATATCCAGCGCTGGGATGCGTTCGATCCGCCGTCCCATTGTCTATATTTCGATCGGAATTCTCTGACCCGGCTGCTGGCCAAACACGGATTGCGAATCGTCCGCCGCGCGACGGCCTTCAAGCCCGGGCTAAAGGTTCTCGTCGCCCGCGCCTGA